In the genome of Pseudomonas fluorescens, the window GTGGTGGACGTGGCACTGTACGAAGCCATCTTCGCGATGATGGAAAGCATGGTCCCGGAGTTCGACGTGTTCGGCTTCATCCGCGAACGCACGGGCAATATCATGCCCGGCATCACCCCGTCCTCGATCCACACCAGCGCCGATGGCAAGCACGTGCAGATCGGCGCCAATGGCGACGCGATTTTCAAACGCTTCATGCTGATCATTGGCCGGGAAGACCTGGCCAACGACCCTCTGCTTGCCAGCAACGATGGCCGCGATGCCCGACGCGACGAGATTTATGGCGTCATCGATCGCTGGGTCAACTCGTTGCCGCTGGACACGGTGCTGGCGCAGCTCAATCAGGCCGAGGTGCCGGCCAGCCGGATCTTCAGCGCCGAAGACATGTTCAATGACCCTCAGTACCTGGCGCGGGAAATGTTCCTGCAAGCCAAGCTGCCGGACGGCAAAGACTTCAAGATGCCGGGCATTGTGCCGAAACTCTCAGAGACGCCCGGTGAATGTGAATGGGTCGGGCCGCAACTGGGTGAGCACAACGCACAGGTACTCCAGGAACTTGGCTATGACGCGACACAGATCGCACAGTTGCGCAAAGACGGAGCCATCTGAACGCAGGCACCTGCCTGCATGGGCCACTAGACACTGCCCGTCGCGCGGCGGGTGGCTACTGTGCGTGCTGGCGACCTTGCTCCTGCTCCTTGAACCGGTCCCGTCAGCCCTGGCGCAAACCAGGGAAACCCTGATCTGGCTCAAGCGCGACCTGCCGCCGCTGACGATCTTCGACGGGCCGAAAAAGGGCCAGGGCGTTATCGACCAACTGCTTTTACTTCTGATTGCCGGCATGCCGCAATACCAGCACAGCGTGATGAGGGTCAATCGCGCACGTGGATTGCAAATGCTCCACGAACCGTCCCTCGTCTGCGACGCGGCGCTGAACTGGAGCAAGGAACGGGAACAGTGGATCGCCTTTTCCATCCCGGTCTTCCGCGCCATGAGCAATGGCCTGGCCGTGCGGCGCGTTGACCAGAAAGTGCTGACACCCTTTATCAAGGACGGCGAAGTGGACCTGGCAGAGCTGCTCGCCAGCGGCAGCGAAAAGCTGGGGATCATTGCCGAGCGCAATTACGGCGAATACCTCGACGAGCTGCTCAAGCAAGCGCCAGCCGAGGCGCTGACCGCTCATTACGGCAATGACGCCTTGGGCAGCCTGCTGCAGATGCAGCGCCTGGGACGCTTGCGCCTGCTATTGGGTTATCGCCCGGAAATTCGCTACCAGGCCTCGCTGCAAGGCATCGCCGAGGATGAATTGCAGTTCTATCCGATCCGTGGCACGGGCAAGTACCTGTCCGGTTACATCGGTTGCACCAATACGCCAAAGGGCCGGCAGGCCATTGTCGAGATCAACCAGGTGCTGCGTACCCTTCCCCGCGAACGCCTTGACGAGGCCTACGCCGCCTGGCTGGATCCGGAGAGTCGTAGCGATTACCTGAAAGACACCAAG includes:
- a CDS encoding TIGR02285 family protein, whose product is MTRHRSHSCAKTEPSERRHLPAWATRHCPSRGGWLLCVLATLLLLLEPVPSALAQTRETLIWLKRDLPPLTIFDGPKKGQGVIDQLLLLLIAGMPQYQHSVMRVNRARGLQMLHEPSLVCDAALNWSKEREQWIAFSIPVFRAMSNGLAVRRVDQKVLTPFIKDGEVDLAELLASGSEKLGIIAERNYGEYLDELLKQAPAEALTAHYGNDALGSLLQMQRLGRLRLLLGYRPEIRYQASLQGIAEDELQFYPIRGTGKYLSGYIGCTNTPKGRQAIVEINQVLRTLPRERLDEAYAAWLDPESRSDYLKDTKAFFDNLAQP
- a CDS encoding CaiB/BaiF CoA-transferase family protein, with amino-acid sequence MPFTAKPLSGLKVIELGTLIAGPFASRICAEFGADVIKIESPDGGDPLRKWRKLYEGTSLWWFVQARNKKSLTLNLKHPDGQAILKQLLGEADILIENFRPGVLEKLGLGWDVLHALNPKLVMVRLSGFGQTGPMKDQPGFGAVGESMGGLRYITGFEDRPPVRTGISIGDSIAALWGVIGALMALRHREVNGGQGQVVDVALYEAIFAMMESMVPEFDVFGFIRERTGNIMPGITPSSIHTSADGKHVQIGANGDAIFKRFMLIIGREDLANDPLLASNDGRDARRDEIYGVIDRWVNSLPLDTVLAQLNQAEVPASRIFSAEDMFNDPQYLAREMFLQAKLPDGKDFKMPGIVPKLSETPGECEWVGPQLGEHNAQVLQELGYDATQIAQLRKDGAI